A single region of the Vanacampus margaritifer isolate UIUO_Vmar chromosome 13, RoL_Vmar_1.0, whole genome shotgun sequence genome encodes:
- the boka gene encoding bcl-2-related ovarian killer protein homolog A, whose translation MEMLRRSSVFAAEVFDRSPTDKELVSQAKALCRDYIQSRLSRAGIGWSKPEQLASSWGASGDVSAVLLWLGDELEYLRPSVYRNVARQLNIAVASESAVTDAFLAVAADIFSTGVTWGKVVSLYAVAGSLAVDCVRHGHPAMVHTIVDCMGEFVRKSLSAWLKRRGGWVDLTKCVVNTEVGLRSHWLVLSLCTFGHYVKAVVLYLLRDK comes from the exons ATGGAGATGTTACGCCGCTCGTCCGTGTTCGCCGCGGAGGTGTTCGACCGCTCGCCCACCGATAAGGAGCTGGTGTCGCAGGCCAAGGCGCTGTGCCGGGACTACATCCAATCCAGACTGAGCCGCGCTGGCATCGGCTGGTCCAAGCCGGAGCAGCTCGCCTCTTCTTGGGGGGCGAGCGGTGACGTGTCGGCGGTGCTCTTGTGGTTAG GCGACGAACTGGAGTATCTGCGTCCCAGCGTTTATCGCAACGTGGCTCGGCAGCTCAACATCGCGGTGGCCTCGGAGAGTGCGGTGACAGACGCCTTCCTGGCCGTGGCGGCCGACATCTTCTCCACAG GTGTGACGTGGGGTAAGGTTGTGTCTTTATATGCGGTGGCTGGCTCTCTTGCTGTGGACTGTGTTCGCCACGGCCACCCCGCCATGGTCCATACCATTGTGGACTGCATGGGGGAGTTTGTCCGCAAAAGTTTGTCCGCATGGTTGAAACGCAGAGGAGGTTGG GTGGATCTGACTAAATGTGTGGTGAACACAGAGGTTGGTTTGCGTTCGCACTGGTTGGTGTTGTCTCTGTGCACCTTTGGACACTACGTCAAGGCTGTGGTGCTCTACCTGCTCAGGGACAAGTGA
- the LOC144062636 gene encoding uncharacterized protein LOC144062636 isoform X1 has translation MFFHIAATICYSKTTIWPYFEWSSDANVRACLLHVLCDWLAASPGRPYGVNVTLPAAGCSLMVLCGEGDCSVCLLAFSRAERVPRLLHCRHAFCQACLEAMAARSAPAGAGPSLCVRCPLCRRVTCVRRGLSLREALWVDSALWERIPSDQEEDEDDEEDEPRAESNSSRNKLKFRSFLRKFTLTKRPREQIVPSSNVEMKSWRRLSSEETL, from the exons atgttttttcacatagcagcaacaaTATGCTATTCAAAAACAACAATCTGGCCTTACTTTGAATGGTCCTCAGATGCGAATGTGCGCGCATGCTTGCTACACGtgctttgtgattggctggctgcAAGTCCAGGACGGCCATATGGCGTAAACGTGACCTTGCCCGCAGCCGGGTGTTCCCTGATGGTGCTGTGCGGCGAGGGCGACTGCAGCGTTTGCCTGCTGGCTTTCTCCCGGGCCGAGCGCGTCCCGCGGCTGCTGCACTGCCGACACGCCTTCTGCCAGGCCTGCCTGGAGGCCATGGCGGCGCGGTCGGCGCCGGCGGGGGCGGGGCCGTCGCTGTGCGTGCGCTGCCCGCTGTGCCGCCGCGTCACCTGCGTGCGGCGGGGCCTCAGCCTGCGGGAGGCGCTGTGGGTGGACAGCGCGCTGTGGGAGCGGATCCCGAGCGACCAGGAAGAAGACGAAGACGACGAGGAAGACGAGCCCCGGGCGGAAAG CAATTCCTCCAGGAACAAGCTGAAGTTCCGCTCCTTCTTGCGCAAGTTCACGCTGACCAAACGACCTCGAGAGCAGATCGTGCCCAGCAGTAACGT GGAAATGAAATCCTGGCGCCGGCTCTCCAGCGAAGAGACGTTATGA
- the dtymk gene encoding thymidylate kinase translates to MAAKRGALIVLEGVDKAGKTTQCKKLVQSLQQSGHPAEMMRFPDRSTTIGKLISAYLEKKSELEDHTVHLLFSANRWEMVPEIKRKLERGTTLVVDRYAFSGAAFTSAKPGFSLDWCTRPDVGLPKPDIVLFLRLSPAEAASRGRYGEERYEDAAFQSAVLERFGQLMDDPSVNWKVVDASGSVDDVHDNIAQKSLDAIRVAEMQPLGELWK, encoded by the exons ATGGCAGCCAAGCGAGGCGCGCTCATCGTGCTGGAGGGGGTGGACAAAGCCGGCAAGACCACCCAGTGCAAGAAGCTGGTCCAGTCGCTGCAACAGAGCGGACACCCGGCGGAGATGATGAGGTTTCCCG ACAGAAGCACGACGATCGGAAAGTTGATCAGCGCTTACCTGGAGAAGAAGAGTGAGTTGGAGGACCACACAGTGCACCTTCTCTTCTCCGCCAACCGCTGGGAAATGGT gccTGAAATTAAGAGAAAACTGGAGCGAGGTACCACGCTGGTGGTGGACCGATACGCCTTCTCCGGCGCCGCCTTCACCAGCGCCAAACCA GGTTTCAGTCTGGACTGGTGCACCAGGCCGGACGTGGGTCTGCCCAAGCCGGACATTGTCCTGTTCCTGCGACTGAGCCCGGCTGAGGCGGCTTCCCGAGGTCGCTACGGCGAGGAGCGTTACGAGGATGCCGCTTTCCAGAGCGCCGTGCTGGAGCGCTTCGGTCAGCTGATGGACGACCCGTCCGTCAACTGGAAG GTGGTGGACGCGTCCGGGAGCGTGGACGACGTTCACGACAACATCGCCCAGAAAAGCCTGGACGCCATCCGGGTGGCGGAGATGCAACCTCTGGGAGAGCTCTGGAAGTAA
- the atg4b gene encoding cysteine protease ATG4B: MDAATLTYDTLRFGEFEDFPETSDPVWILGREYNALTEKDDILSDVTSRLWFTYRKNFPPIGGTGPTSDTGWGCMLRCGQMILGEALMCRHLGRDWRWSSGHEQREEYVSILNAFIDKKDSYYSIHQIAQMGVGEGKPIGQWYGPNTVAQVLKKLAVFDTWSRLVVHVAMDNTVVIEEIKRLCMPWLDACGDSAAAAAASELNGCLEGACALPGEGVELWRPLVLLIPLRLGLSDINDAYIQTLKQCFMLPQSLGVIGGKPNSAHYFIGYVGEELIYLDPHTTQPAVEPCDDGHVPDDTYHCQHPPCRMHICELDPSIAAGFFCRTEDDFDDWCMRIRRLSCNRGGLPMFELVDSQPSHMVSVDALNLTPDFSDSDRLERFFDSEDEEFEILSL; this comes from the exons ATGGACGCAG CGACGTTGACATATGACACGCTTCGCTTTGGTGAGTTTGAGGATTTCCCCGAGACCTCGGACCCCGTTTGGATTTTAGGCAGAGAATACAACGCGCTCACAG AGAAAGATGACATCCTATCAGACGTCACCTCGCGACTTTGGTTCACGTACAGAAAAAACTTCCCCCCCATAG GTGGCACGGGGCCCACGTCGGACACGGGTTGGGGCTGCATGCTGCGGTGCGGGCAGATGATCCTGGGCGAGGCGCTGATGTGCCGGCACTTGGGCAGAG ACTGGCGATGGTCGTCGGGACACGAGCAGAGAGAAGAATACGTCAGCATCCTCAACGCCTTCATCGACAAAAAGGACAGTTACTATTCCATACATCAGATCG CCCAGATGGGAGTCGGCGAGGGCAAGCCCATAGGACAGTGGTACGGACCAAACACAGTCGCGCAGGTTCTCAA GAAGCTGGCGGTTTTCGACACGTGGAGTCGGCTGGTGGTGCACGTGGCCATGGACAACACGGTGGTCATCGAGGAAATCA AGCGTCTTTGCATGCCTTGGCTGGACGCTTGCGGCGattcggcggcggcggcggcggcaagcGAACTGAACGGCTGTTTGGAGGGCGCGTGCGCGCTCCCCGGCGAGGGCGTGGAACTTTGGAGGCCGCTCGTCCTTCTCATACCGCTCAGGCTCGGACTCAGCGACATCAACGACGCCTACATACAAACACTCAAG CAATGCTTCATGCTGCCTCAGTCGCTGGGCGTCATCGGCGGGAAACCAAACAGCGCTCACTACTTCATCGGTTACGTCG GCGAGGAGCTGATCTACTTGGACCCTCACACCACGCAGCCGGCCGTGGAACCCTGCGACGACGGCCACGTGCCCGACGACACGTACCACTGCCAGCACCCGCCCTGCCGCATGCACATCTGCGAACTGGACCCGTCCATCGCCGCC GGTTTCTTCTGCAGAACGGAGGACGACTTTGACGACTGGTGCATGCGCATAAGGAGG ctgTCATGCAACAGAGGAGGCTTACCAATGTTTGAGCTGGTGGACAGTCAGCCGTCACACATGGTCAGCGTGGACGCGCTCAACCTGACTCCCG ACTTCTCCGACTCGGACCGTCTGGAGCGCTTCTTTGACTCCGAGGACGAAGAGTTTGAGATCCTTTCCTTGTGA
- the LOC144062636 gene encoding uncharacterized protein LOC144062636 isoform X2, whose translation MVLCGEGDCSVCLLAFSRAERVPRLLHCRHAFCQACLEAMAARSAPAGAGPSLCVRCPLCRRVTCVRRGLSLREALWVDSALWERIPSDQEEDEDDEEDEPRAESNSSRNKLKFRSFLRKFTLTKRPREQIVPSSNVEMKSWRRLSSEETL comes from the exons ATGGTGCTGTGCGGCGAGGGCGACTGCAGCGTTTGCCTGCTGGCTTTCTCCCGGGCCGAGCGCGTCCCGCGGCTGCTGCACTGCCGACACGCCTTCTGCCAGGCCTGCCTGGAGGCCATGGCGGCGCGGTCGGCGCCGGCGGGGGCGGGGCCGTCGCTGTGCGTGCGCTGCCCGCTGTGCCGCCGCGTCACCTGCGTGCGGCGGGGCCTCAGCCTGCGGGAGGCGCTGTGGGTGGACAGCGCGCTGTGGGAGCGGATCCCGAGCGACCAGGAAGAAGACGAAGACGACGAGGAAGACGAGCCCCGGGCGGAAAG CAATTCCTCCAGGAACAAGCTGAAGTTCCGCTCCTTCTTGCGCAAGTTCACGCTGACCAAACGACCTCGAGAGCAGATCGTGCCCAGCAGTAACGT GGAAATGAAATCCTGGCGCCGGCTCTCCAGCGAAGAGACGTTATGA